Below is a window of Wenzhouxiangella sp. XN201 DNA.
CAGCCAGCAACGGGAAACCGCGTCGATCGAGCGAGAAGCCATGCTGGCACTCGATCGCATTTCCCGCGAGGTTCGTATGAGCCGGAATTTTGTCTTCAACGGTGATTCGATCAGCTTCGAGCGTGACGATCCCGCGGTCGCAATCACCATTCGGGCCGATGGGGCCGATCTGCTGCTCGAACAAGGTGGCACGAGCCGCATACTGGCGTCGAATGTTTCGAATGTCTCCTTCTCGGGTGAACTCCACGATGACGTCTGCTACATACTGGCTTCTTTCAGTACGGCCGGTATCAACGAGCCCTGGCGTTCGGTGACCTACGCGAGGAACGACACATGTTGAATGTAGCCCCCACCAGGCAGGCCGGGTTCATGGCGATCGTCCTGGTCGTGTTTCTCGTGGTCTTCACGGCCATGGCCGCGGCGATCGTCTCGATGTCGACATCCGGAGCCCGCGGCGGTGCTGATCATGCCAACGCCGCTGGTGCCCTGTTCATGGCCGAGTCCGGCATTGAATGGGCTGCCCGCAGACTGTTCGATACGCCTGATCCGCAAGCCGACTGCAATGCACTGGCGGGCACTACACCCGCAACCGATGTGAATGGCGGCGGCAGCTTCGATATCACCGAATCGAACTACGACACGATGGACGGCAGCTGCGGGCTAACCAGTATCGGCACGGTCAACCAGACCCGGCGCGTCCTGAAGGGCAATATTCCTGAAAGCGTGCTTAATGGAGACGAGGGTGG
It encodes the following:
- a CDS encoding type II secretion system protein translates to MTRSKGFTLIELILVIVLMGVLAAVSLPMLMAGFNAFSQQRETASIEREAMLALDRISREVRMSRNFVFNGDSISFERDDPAVAITIRADGADLLLEQGGTSRILASNVSNVSFSGELHDDVCYILASFSTAGINEPWRSVTYARNDTC